Genomic window (Phalacrocorax carbo chromosome 11, bPhaCar2.1, whole genome shotgun sequence):
GTGGATCGTACGCAGCACGTGGTACGGGGTGAAGCTGACCAAGAAGGTGGCTGTCACGATGATGATCATCCAGACGGCCTTCCTGCGGTTAGCCTGGTTCTTCTTCAAGGAATTTTTCAGTAAGGTCCTTATGATCATGGTGTAGCAGATAGTTAtgacaataaaaggaaaaatgaaacccACAAATAGGGCAATAAAGTCCAGGATCACCACTACATGTTTCTTCTGATTGTTTTCTGGAGGTTCAAAGCACTTGGTCTTGTTGCCGTGTTGGTATGTCCCGTTTCGCAGAAAGGGAGCGCTTGTCAGGGTGACAAAAATCCAGATGCCGATGCAGACAAGTTTAGCCTTCTTCTCCGTTACCAAATTGATGTTCCGGACTGGAAAAACGATGGCTATGCAACGGAAGAAGCTCATGGCAGTCATGAAGAAGATGCTGCAATAGAGGTTGACATACAGCGCGTACGAACTGACCCTGCATAGGAAGTCACTGAAGAACCAGTTCCCTTTGTGGACGTAGTAGATGACACGCAGGGGCAGGGTGCACACGCAGAGGAAGTCGGACACGGCAAGGTTCAGCATGTACACCTGGAAGGCTGTCTTCTGCTGGTACGTTTTTATGAGGACATACAGCACAACGCCGTTACCAACGAAGCCCATAATGCTGATCATGGAGTAGAGCGTGGAGTAGACTCGGTTTCTGAAGTCATCGATGGAGTGAAGGCACGTCAGGTTATCGAACGACCCCGTCATGTTGCCTGGCTGAGGCACCAGTTCCGCCTGGTGACAAGTGTCAGGCCTAAGGATGAAACACTCGGGTGAGTTATTTAAAGAAGcacatgaaattaaaatgtgattattaaaaaggaggaaaaacctATCATCTCTCTCGTACAGGAGGGGACAGCTAGGATGGGGGCGTGGGTCTGTGCAGATCCGTGCTATTGTAACCATCCGCCTTCCTTAACCTGGTACCAACAACTGATGTAAAGATGAGAGTCACATTCTCAGAAGTCCTCAATACCGGCGCCTTCCTTCCACTGAATTACCAAAAAAGCTCTAACTCCCCACAAACTAAGGTAGCTACTCATTAAACCAGTGGAGAGGAATAATGCGGGTGGCAAGAACACTATgccatttaaaaaggaaagaccCGATCTGGTCCCTAATGACAGTTCAGTCCTGCCTCTCTGCATCGCCTGGCAAATGACTGTCTCCCTGTGCTCCACCTCCACGCCTGCCTGTGCAAGGGCAGGTCACCGCAAGAAGGTTTCCGAAACAGTAAAGGATGTGGTCAAAGAAGCCTttctccagtttaaaaaaaaaaaaatcagtttaaagaaCCCGAATCCTTTGCACAGAAGGTGGAAGATGACTGTAAGCCAGAGGCTGCTCAGCGCACAGCCAGACATTTGTCAGCTCCCCACACTCTGCATCGCCCTCCTCTCCTCACCAGCAGCACCGTATTTTCAACTTGCTATGCTAATAACTGTGTAAATTAACAGTTTTGGAAAATCTATTGTACGCTGTATCTGATGAGCGGGAGGGATGACTGTAGGGCAGCGGACGCTgcctgggcagagctgctgccgcAGCACCCGGCAGGCGGAGCGGGAAGCTGCAGGGCGGCTCCTGGCGCAGGGGACAAACCTCTTGGTCTGGAGACATCTGCACTGTCGAGGTAACTCCCTAGCAAAAGGTTTCTTCTTGGGCTTGCTTTTGCACATTGTTTTGATTTACATTAGCAGGTCTGGGGCTCGCCAGAGCCGCCAGGGTGGGTTTTTGGATCTGCTCAGCCAGTCTTCCGTGACATTTTATCGTTTCCTTTTGGTATTCGTTTGAGTGCAGTGAGGCACGACACCCTTAATTTAGGTTGTCCTAAAGTAGAGGAAAATACACACttacatatttttctcattgattttCAATTTCTAATGATTCAGACACAGAATCTCTCTTGCAGTCTGAGACCATGTAAAACCCCGAGGCTCAGAACTGCAGGATACACGCAGACTGAAATAGCAGGACTTGAACAAAAATGGTGAAAGCAACAGCTGAGACAAACGCAACCAAGAACCCACACTATGTACGTGCTCAAAACCAACGTTAAATGATACATATTTTCAACCATATAATAGTCTGGCAGCATTAGAGTAGAAGGATTCCCCcagtctctccctctctgggaTATACGGGGAATTCAGAAGCACGCTGCGATGCTCAAAGCTTCCAGGTTTCCATCAAGTTTCAGCTATTTGGGAGTTTATGCTCTTAAAACAATCTCTTCATTATCTGCAACGCACAAATTACACTAAAGCTCGGATACCAGCGAGGTGGCGCAGGTAGGAGGGGAAGCAAAAGCTGACACAAGGGAggatgttttttccctttggggTATTTGTGGACACACAGGGGCGTGTGAGCGACTGACCACGGGACTGCACAGAGGTCTTTGGCCAAGAGGCAGCCACGGCTCAGCACGCCTCTGTCAACAGCCGTACACCAGCACGCTGTACACCATCGCTTACGGTTCACCCTAGCTTGCATAAGTGAAGCTTATCTAGCACCGCTCATTGCGAATAACCTGTTAatctgggagaggcagcaagTTTGCAGCCGCATCCTCTCCCTGCCCCGCAAGTGCCACCCCTCGACAGCCCGGTTCTGGCGGTGGCAAAACCCTGACCTCAGCCCCAGCTTGGGCAAGCCCGGGCTGCTCGTGATGGAAAGCCCAGAGCGGGTCTGAACACCAGCCATCGCCCCTGGCCGCCTCCTGCGGCTCCAGCCGCCCCTCCTCTGTGAGCAGCGGCCAGCAACGCGGAGCTGCTGCCCCGGCACAGGGGAGACCGAGCCCTGGGTCCCCTGAGAGATGCGGAGAGATCTGCCCTTCAGCCCAGACTGCCGGCATCCTCGCTTGCCCGAGGTCTTCACTTCAGACCGGAGATTCAAGTTATGGAAGGAGCATCACTCCAATAATGTTTGAAAATCTCCATGTAAggctaaaattaaatttgtggTGACATTTGTCTGATTTTAACCAATTGCTTGGGAGCAGCAGGTAGTGCAGtattctctggaaaaaaaaaagctgcacgATCTCCATTCCCTGTTTTTATCTGTCAAGATAATCTGACACAGGTGATGAAGCTCGTACTACCGTTATGTTGGGTCAGTGCCTAGCAAGGCAGACCTGCTGAGCAAaaccctgctgtgctgcacgCTGGAAGAACACTTGGAGTTTAGAGGCTTAATTATCTCACAGAAACCCGCATAGATAAAATCTCTGTACTCACCAAGGCATCATAGATCAGCTCTTCctcagacattaaaaaaaaaaaccaaaaacccaaagacAACCAGGATGTTTGAGACTAAGAGGCTGGAATTTTGCACACTGAGGCTTTTCTCACCTGCCTGCACCTCCAGGCAGTCTGGAGCAGCACGAAGAAGGAGCAGAAAATGGGGGAAACTAGGTGGCATGGCCAGCGCCGAGGCCAAAACAGAGATGTCTCCCCTAAAAGCAGCAACGGGATGTGACGCTTGGAGAGACTGCAGATGGAGAAACACCCAGGAGCACCGGGGGAGCCGGGCAGAGCCAGCCTCTCCCGGCAGCACGCTTTGGGCCAGGTTCCCCGTCTGCCTTTTGAGAGGGCACTAGCGATGCCCAGCTGCAGACGTTactgctgccttcctgccacTGCaggcttcccctcccctctgccagcctggTTATCTCCTGGGCGGGATAGCCAGGAGGTATCAGCAAACTTCCCAGCCCATTACTTGCACCTTAGAGAAACTTCCTTATTTAATCTCCATGCCTATTTGTGCACACCTCTGAAGTGGCATTGAGCTGGATTATAAACTTTTTACCTCCTCAGGGACTAAATTTCAATCTTTCAGCTGCTATTCTTAGAGACATCAGCAGACAGCAAACAACCATGCGAGACGTTTGTCTAAAAGACAACCGAGTCCTGTCACCCACCATATTTctacatgtatttaaaataccttttgccaccaaaaggaaaactgaTGCTCGCAATGCTGAGGTGGGCTGCTAGAGTACAAGAGAGCCCCACACCTAGAAAGCTATCTGTAAAgaccaaaaaaccacccccacaAACACCATTTCCTAGCTGAGGCTTTAAGACCAGGTTTGCAACATGAATTGAAGACAAATATAGCTCCTGCCACTCTTTATTTATGCAGTCGCGGCTCACAGAATCGTTTGTTTCCGTGCTGGCGAACTCGGCTCCTTCGGAATGTATACAAGTGAGATGATCCAGCAACGGCCAGATAAGAATAGTAACCCCAGCTAAGCAAAACCCTAAAAACCTGCTGTTCTCTAAGTCTCCCACATCGCAACAAGGTTTAGAGTTGGTCATAAGCAGATGACGCTAAGTTTAATTAGACAACCACAACGCGTACCACTGGAGAAGGTGCTGCGGTTTGCTCCGCGCTCGGACAAAAAGCATCCCCCGTCCGCAGGGACACGGGCTGGAGCCGGCGGCCGGGGGAAGGGGCGCAGGAGCCGCCTGAGCACACGAGCGAGCACAGCCTCCCCTCTGCAAGAGGAACAGTTTGGCCTCTGCAAGAGGAACGGAGCGAATAATCGAAGCAAGCGGCAATAACGCGGCTCGTCAGCGGGGTGCCCAGCCCGGCCGCGACCGCCCCGCACGGCCCGGGCACGGCGGGGCACCGGCGGCAGAGCCCGGCCCGCAGCCACCCcccgccggcagcccccggGGAGCCCCGTCCCGTCCCTCCGTCCCTCCGCTCCCCCGAGCGAACCCCGGCCGGGACTTACCGGAGCTGAGCCGGACGTCGAGCTCTACCCTGCGCCCTCCCTCCGCCGCCCTTAAACCGCGGCGCGCCCCTCCCCAGCGCCGGGGAGGGGCCGGCCACGCCCCG
Coding sequences:
- the CYSLTR1 gene encoding cysteinyl leukotriene receptor 1; the encoded protein is MTGSFDNLTCLHSIDDFRNRVYSTLYSMISIMGFVGNGVVLYVLIKTYQQKTAFQVYMLNLAVSDFLCVCTLPLRVIYYVHKGNWFFSDFLCRVSSYALYVNLYCSIFFMTAMSFFRCIAIVFPVRNINLVTEKKAKLVCIGIWIFVTLTSAPFLRNGTYQHGNKTKCFEPPENNQKKHVVVILDFIALFVGFIFPFIVITICYTMIIRTLLKNSLKKNQANRRKAVWMIIIVTATFLVSFTPYHVLRTIHLHMLQLKSASCDDTIYLQKSVVVTLPLAASNCCFDPLLYFFSGGNFRKRLTTFRKTSSSSFTQAFRKKFSIKEKDEEPFGDSDRENGKSAVAPS